A single region of the Rhodococcus sp. W8901 genome encodes:
- a CDS encoding aromatic/alkene monooxygenase hydroxylase subunit beta translates to MTTTTGSKQRSFPKIEFTDSEAGALEFPSSRSRRFSYYTPAKLRSTMYEDVTVDVQPDPERHLSQGWIYGFGDGPGGYPKEWTAAKSSDWHAFLDPNEEWDQTIYRNNSKVVHQVELCLSNAKRARVYDAWNTPWLTFIARNLGAWMHAENGLALHVFTSIQRSCPTNMINTAVAVNAAHKMRFAQDLALFNLDLSEATENFDGAVHKEVWQSAPEWQPTREVVERLTAVPDWCELLFGSNIVFEQLVGSLFRSELVMQIAAGNGDYITPTIVGTGEHDYDRDLTYTRNLYRLLTRDPEYGESNKDLFGTWLATWVPRCLEAARALQPIWSQPADKAVTFASSLDAATVKFRSLLEDLGLDIPKELDK, encoded by the coding sequence ATGACGACAACTACCGGGTCCAAGCAGCGCAGCTTTCCCAAGATCGAGTTCACCGACTCCGAGGCCGGCGCGCTCGAGTTTCCCAGCTCCAGAAGCCGCAGGTTCAGCTACTACACGCCGGCCAAGTTGCGATCGACGATGTACGAGGACGTGACCGTCGACGTGCAGCCCGACCCCGAACGTCACCTGTCGCAGGGGTGGATATACGGCTTCGGCGACGGACCCGGCGGATACCCGAAGGAGTGGACGGCTGCGAAGTCGTCGGACTGGCACGCGTTCCTCGACCCGAACGAGGAGTGGGACCAGACGATCTATCGAAACAACTCCAAAGTCGTACACCAGGTCGAGCTCTGTCTGTCCAACGCCAAACGAGCTCGTGTCTACGACGCCTGGAACACGCCGTGGCTGACGTTCATCGCCCGCAACCTGGGGGCGTGGATGCACGCCGAGAACGGTCTTGCGCTGCATGTGTTCACGTCGATCCAACGGTCGTGCCCGACCAACATGATCAACACCGCCGTCGCGGTGAACGCCGCCCACAAGATGCGATTCGCGCAGGACCTGGCGCTGTTCAACCTGGATCTGTCCGAGGCTACGGAGAACTTCGACGGCGCGGTGCACAAGGAGGTGTGGCAGTCCGCCCCCGAGTGGCAGCCCACCCGAGAGGTCGTCGAGCGACTGACCGCGGTGCCCGACTGGTGTGAACTGCTCTTCGGCTCCAACATCGTCTTCGAGCAGTTGGTGGGCTCGTTGTTCCGCAGCGAACTCGTCATGCAGATCGCCGCCGGCAACGGCGACTACATCACGCCGACCATCGTGGGCACCGGCGAACACGACTACGACCGCGATCTCACCTACACCCGTAACCTCTACCGGTTGTTGACCAGGGATCCCGAGTACGGGGAGTCGAACAAGGACCTGTTCGGCACGTGGCTGGCCACGTGGGTGCCCCGGTGTCTCGAGGCGGCCCGCGCGCTGCAGCCGATCTGGTCGCAGCCGGCCGACAAGGCGGTGACCTTTGCGTCGAGTCTCGACGCTGCCACCGTGAAATTCCGGTCTTTGCTCGAAGATCTCGGGCTCGACATCCCGAAGGAGTTGGACAAGTGA
- the mimD gene encoding propane 2-monooxygenase effector subunit MimD has protein sequence MSMQFGSSTEFSNMCGVTLMNTPIGRVVAEVMGAKEGVELTEYPSMIRVDGHRLLDFDYAELTEALGEEFDGSIFEEISSTHYGRMVHLDDKTLLFASPEDAAEHIGFDLAERQ, from the coding sequence GTGAGCATGCAATTCGGATCGTCCACCGAGTTCTCCAACATGTGTGGCGTCACCCTGATGAACACCCCCATCGGTCGCGTCGTCGCGGAAGTAATGGGCGCGAAAGAGGGGGTGGAGCTGACCGAGTACCCGTCGATGATTCGCGTCGACGGCCACCGTCTTCTCGATTTCGACTACGCCGAACTCACCGAGGCGTTGGGCGAAGAATTCGACGGCTCCATCTTCGAGGAGATCAGCTCCACCCACTACGGGCGCATGGTCCACCTCGATGACAAGACATTGCTGTTCGCCAGCCCCGAGGATGCCGCCGAGCACATCGGCTTCGATCTCGCGGAACGTCAGTGA
- a CDS encoding amidohydrolase family protein: MYEKNGEKYFIVDGHVHLWDARQSNQKNVHGKQFIDCFYDYHKNLSPEEVLWDYDTYTYYGADRFERDIFVDGYVDHAIFQATLLNDFYHNGFGQTEEALALVRKNPGKLTYNHAYDPRHEEAGLEQLRRDAARMNLQGVKLYTAEWHGDSRGYKLDDPWSRRYLEECIELGIRNIHVHKGPTIRPLDRDAFDVSDIDKVATDYLDLRFVVEHVGLPRLEDFCWIATQESNVYGGLAVALPFIHSRPRYFAQIIGELLYWIGEDKILFGSDYAIWTPKWLIEKFVDFQIPEDMLGEYAPITVDQKRKILGLNAAALYDLDVPAHLRLDEPAGQEGVEVAAGAREAVSS; this comes from the coding sequence ATGTATGAGAAGAATGGTGAAAAGTATTTCATCGTCGACGGTCACGTACACCTCTGGGACGCGCGCCAGTCGAACCAGAAGAACGTGCATGGCAAGCAGTTCATCGACTGCTTCTACGACTACCACAAGAACCTCAGCCCCGAAGAAGTCCTGTGGGACTACGACACCTACACCTACTACGGTGCCGACAGGTTCGAGCGCGACATCTTCGTGGACGGATACGTCGACCATGCGATCTTCCAGGCAACCCTGCTGAACGACTTCTACCACAACGGGTTCGGACAGACCGAAGAGGCGCTCGCGCTGGTGCGCAAGAACCCGGGGAAGCTCACCTACAACCATGCGTACGACCCCCGACACGAGGAGGCCGGCCTCGAGCAACTGCGCAGGGACGCGGCCCGGATGAACCTGCAGGGCGTCAAGCTCTACACCGCGGAGTGGCATGGTGACTCCCGCGGATACAAGCTCGACGATCCGTGGTCGAGGCGGTACCTGGAGGAATGTATCGAGCTGGGTATCAGGAACATTCACGTCCACAAGGGGCCGACGATCCGTCCGCTCGATCGCGACGCCTTCGATGTGTCCGACATCGACAAGGTCGCCACCGACTACCTGGATCTGCGGTTCGTCGTGGAGCACGTCGGTCTGCCGCGGCTCGAGGACTTCTGCTGGATCGCCACTCAGGAATCGAATGTCTACGGCGGGCTCGCGGTCGCCTTGCCGTTCATCCACAGCAGGCCCCGGTACTTCGCCCAGATCATCGGTGAACTCCTCTACTGGATCGGCGAGGACAAGATCCTCTTCGGAAGCGACTACGCGATCTGGACCCCCAAGTGGCTGATCGAGAAGTTCGTCGACTTCCAGATTCCCGAGGACATGCTCGGTGAGTACGCCCCGATCACCGTCGACCAGAAGAGGAAGATCCTCGGACTCAACGCGGCAGCCCTCTACGATCTGGACGTTCCCGCGCACCTGCGACTGGACGAGCCTGCCGGACAGGAAGGTGTCGAGGTCGCTGCCGGTGCCCGAGAGGCCGTGTCGTCATGA
- the groL gene encoding chaperonin GroEL (60 kDa chaperone family; promotes refolding of misfolded polypeptides especially under stressful conditions; forms two stacked rings of heptamers to form a barrel-shaped 14mer; ends can be capped by GroES; misfolded proteins enter the barrel where they are refolded when GroES binds), with protein sequence MAKELRYNTDARSRLEQGVNALADAVKVTLGPKGRNAVLEKLTGPPTITNDGVTIAREIQLREPFANMGAQLVKEVAMKTNGVVGDGTTTATVLAQAMVREGLRSVEAGANPMRVRRGIERAVTVVVEALRDQATQVGGRDDLQRIATLAASDDESIGDVVAQAVDYVGESGVVTTEESEALGLSVEIVDGIAFDHGYTSGYMVTDPERMEAVHDHPLILLTNKKITQVQDIMPSIEVAKRADRPLVVLAEDVDGPALQLLVGGNMHRTMQSVVVRAPGFGHRRVAELEDLAVALGGHVIAKDTGIELSEVTLERLGSCDRITVTEDETTIVGGHGDQRLLDARVGQLEAQLERAKIDADRDSLELRIARLTGRVAVIRVGGATSVELKERMLRVEDALAATRAAVEAGIVSGGGTALAQSHRALTDVDLAGDEAIGCDVVRRALDEPLRWIAINAGFDGDDVVRVVADLPLGHGFNALTGAYGDMFDDGVIDPFKVTRAALESAASIAALLITTETAIVEEVIGNPGAIMAPAFGDLAEGMVRPSNIY encoded by the coding sequence ATGGCCAAGGAGCTGCGGTACAACACGGATGCGCGATCGCGGCTCGAGCAGGGCGTCAACGCCCTTGCCGACGCGGTGAAGGTGACCCTCGGCCCCAAGGGTCGCAACGCGGTGCTCGAGAAGCTCACCGGACCGCCCACGATCACCAACGACGGCGTGACGATCGCACGGGAGATCCAGCTCCGTGAGCCCTTCGCCAACATGGGCGCGCAGCTGGTCAAGGAAGTGGCGATGAAGACCAACGGTGTGGTCGGCGACGGCACCACCACCGCGACCGTGCTGGCCCAGGCGATGGTTCGCGAGGGGCTTCGTTCGGTCGAAGCCGGCGCCAACCCCATGCGTGTGCGCCGGGGTATCGAACGGGCCGTGACGGTGGTCGTCGAGGCGCTCCGTGATCAGGCGACTCAGGTGGGGGGTCGGGACGACCTGCAGCGGATCGCGACGCTCGCCGCGAGCGATGACGAGTCGATCGGAGATGTTGTCGCACAGGCAGTCGACTACGTCGGCGAGTCGGGGGTCGTCACCACCGAAGAGAGCGAAGCACTCGGGCTGTCGGTCGAGATCGTCGACGGGATCGCATTCGATCACGGTTACACGTCCGGTTACATGGTCACCGACCCCGAGCGGATGGAAGCCGTCCACGACCATCCGCTGATTCTGCTCACCAACAAGAAGATCACCCAGGTGCAGGACATCATGCCGAGCATCGAGGTGGCCAAGCGCGCCGACCGGCCCCTGGTCGTGCTGGCCGAGGATGTCGACGGCCCGGCTCTGCAGCTCCTCGTCGGCGGCAACATGCACAGGACGATGCAGTCGGTGGTCGTCCGCGCACCGGGGTTCGGACACCGCCGTGTCGCCGAACTGGAAGACCTCGCGGTGGCGCTCGGGGGGCACGTCATTGCCAAGGACACCGGCATCGAGCTGTCGGAGGTGACACTCGAACGCCTCGGGTCGTGTGACCGGATCACCGTGACCGAGGACGAGACGACCATTGTCGGCGGACACGGGGATCAGCGTCTCCTCGATGCCCGAGTCGGGCAGCTGGAGGCTCAGCTCGAGCGGGCCAAGATCGATGCCGATCGGGACAGCCTCGAACTGCGCATCGCCCGGCTCACGGGGCGGGTGGCCGTGATCCGCGTCGGAGGCGCCACCAGCGTGGAGCTCAAGGAGCGGATGCTCCGTGTCGAGGACGCTCTGGCCGCCACCCGTGCTGCAGTCGAGGCGGGGATAGTGTCCGGGGGCGGAACCGCGCTGGCACAGTCGCATCGCGCGCTCACAGACGTCGATCTTGCCGGGGACGAGGCGATCGGGTGCGACGTCGTCCGGCGGGCCCTGGACGAACCGCTGCGCTGGATCGCGATCAACGCGGGTTTCGATGGCGACGACGTCGTCAGGGTGGTCGCCGACCTGCCGCTGGGGCACGGGTTCAACGCGCTCACCGGGGCGTACGGCGACATGTTCGACGACGGCGTGATCGACCCTTTCAAGGTTACCCGTGCCGCCCTCGAAAGCGCGGCATCGATTGCAGCGCTGCTCATCACGACCGAGACCGCCATCGTGGAAGAGGTCATCGGTAATCCTGGTGCCATCATGGCCCCGGCCTTCGGCGATCTCGCCGAAGGCATGGTCCGTCCGTCCAATATCTACTGA
- a CDS encoding 2Fe-2S iron-sulfur cluster-binding protein, with amino-acid sequence MADTHRINFEPVDIEMEVDEEETVLDAAFRQGIHLMHGCREGRCSACKSYVLDGEIQMEDYSTFACNDAEADEGYVLLCRSRVFSDCTIELLNFDEDELLGGIAIQDVRTRVAAIESMTKDIVSLRLQVVGAYEFKPGQYSDLQIPGTEEHRSFSMATTQSTPGQVEFLIKKYPGGRFSSLLEDGISVGDEISLTGPYGSFTLKQGHVLPVVFIGGGAGMAPILSLLRHMSETGNTRQVHFYYGARTAQDLFYVDEILELGKGLTDFTFVACFSESMDPPPFGPITCEEGNVTDVVSRREPEIRKSEVYLCGPPPMVDAALELLEADSTPRDQVFYDKFTSPAFE; translated from the coding sequence GTGGCCGACACGCACCGAATCAATTTCGAGCCCGTCGACATCGAGATGGAAGTCGACGAAGAGGAGACCGTGCTCGATGCCGCGTTCCGGCAGGGTATTCACCTGATGCACGGCTGTCGCGAGGGGCGGTGCTCGGCATGCAAGTCCTACGTCCTCGACGGCGAGATCCAGATGGAGGACTACTCGACCTTCGCGTGCAACGACGCGGAGGCCGACGAGGGCTACGTACTGCTCTGCCGCTCACGCGTTTTCAGCGACTGCACCATCGAGCTACTGAATTTCGACGAGGACGAACTCCTCGGCGGTATCGCCATCCAGGATGTGCGCACCCGGGTCGCCGCGATCGAATCGATGACGAAGGACATCGTTTCGCTGCGGCTCCAGGTGGTCGGGGCGTACGAGTTCAAACCGGGCCAGTATTCGGACCTGCAGATTCCAGGCACCGAGGAGCACCGGTCCTTCTCCATGGCGACGACACAATCGACGCCCGGGCAGGTCGAGTTCCTCATCAAGAAGTATCCGGGTGGAAGATTCTCCAGCCTACTCGAGGACGGGATCTCGGTGGGCGACGAGATCTCCCTCACCGGCCCCTACGGGTCGTTCACGCTCAAACAGGGGCACGTCCTCCCGGTGGTCTTCATCGGGGGCGGAGCGGGGATGGCGCCGATCCTCTCGCTGCTCCGGCACATGAGCGAAACGGGCAACACGCGGCAGGTGCACTTCTACTACGGCGCCCGCACCGCGCAGGACCTGTTCTACGTCGACGAAATCCTCGAGCTCGGGAAGGGCCTGACGGACTTCACCTTCGTCGCCTGCTTCTCGGAGTCGATGGACCCGCCGCCGTTCGGTCCGATCACCTGCGAGGAGGGCAACGTCACCGACGTCGTGAGCCGCCGCGAACCGGAGATCCGTAAGTCCGAGGTCTATCTGTGCGGACCGCCACCGATGGTGGATGCCGCGCTCGAACTGCTCGAGGCCGACAGCACGCCGAGGGATCAGGTCTTCTACGACAAGTTCACCAGCCCGGCCTTCGAGTAG
- a CDS encoding alpha/beta hydrolase, translated as MSDTPAAQSPDPTASNGAPPVMFVHGLWLAASSWDPWREKFGAAGFSTLAPTWPGEAPTVTDTRAHADDQAGIGIDEVTAHFAEAIAPLGRKPIVVGHSFGGLIAQKLLAADVAAAAVAIDPAQMQGVKALPFAQLRSSFPVLGNPVNAKRSVTLTPDAFAYGFGNALDRSESDSLYDHWAIPSPGRPLFQAAFANFLPGSPAHVDTNVERGPLLILGGGQDHTVPESVSRSAYHRYHRAHTDNDYLVFPDRGHSLTVDHGWPEVADTVIEWLATKGFGAAVSH; from the coding sequence ATGTCCGACACCCCCGCGGCGCAGTCACCCGATCCGACGGCCTCGAACGGTGCACCGCCGGTCATGTTCGTCCACGGCCTGTGGCTGGCGGCCTCGTCCTGGGATCCGTGGCGCGAGAAGTTCGGCGCGGCAGGGTTCTCGACCCTCGCCCCCACCTGGCCCGGCGAGGCGCCGACCGTCACCGACACCCGCGCCCACGCCGACGACCAGGCCGGCATCGGGATCGACGAGGTCACCGCCCATTTCGCCGAGGCGATCGCGCCACTGGGACGCAAACCGATCGTCGTCGGGCACTCGTTCGGCGGCCTGATCGCCCAGAAACTCCTGGCCGCGGACGTCGCCGCCGCCGCGGTCGCGATCGATCCCGCACAGATGCAGGGCGTGAAGGCGCTCCCGTTCGCGCAGCTGCGCTCCTCGTTCCCCGTCCTCGGCAACCCCGTCAACGCCAAACGCAGCGTCACGCTCACCCCGGACGCCTTCGCCTACGGTTTCGGCAACGCGCTCGACCGGAGCGAATCGGACTCGCTGTACGACCACTGGGCCATCCCGTCCCCGGGCCGGCCGCTGTTCCAGGCCGCGTTCGCCAACTTCCTGCCGGGATCACCGGCCCACGTCGACACCAACGTGGAACGCGGACCGCTGCTGATCCTCGGCGGCGGCCAGGACCACACGGTGCCCGAATCGGTCAGTCGCTCGGCGTACCACCGCTATCACCGGGCGCACACCGACAACGACTACCTCGTCTTCCCGGACCGCGGTCACTCGCTGACCGTCGACCACGGCTGGCCCGAGGTGGCCGACACCGTGATCGAGTGGTTGGCGACGAAGGGATTCGGCGCGGCGGTCAGCCACTAG
- a CDS encoding Rieske 2Fe-2S domain-containing protein translates to MTAIETDSEEVRMIDAGAAPTRFARGWHCVGLTRDLNDGKPHPVHAFGTKLVVFADSQGELQVLDAYCRHMGGDLSQGEVKGDSVACPFHDWRWNGKGRCTDIPYARRVPPLARTRAWTTMEKDGLVFVWHDPEGNPPPPEVTIPDMSQPGEEWTDWVWKSITIDTNCREIIDNVVDMAHFFYVHYGFPIKFKNIFEGHVATQYYEGVGREDMRRAGAEKTTPIGNDSVAAYYGPSFMVDELKYRYPDFDIDSILINCHYPITPDKFVLMYGIKVKQTDEIRGEEAQELATSMASYITIGFEQDVAIWKNKTRIENPLLCEEDGPVYQLRRWYEQFYVDVADITPDMVNRFEFEMDTTKPVAAWQREVAENIERRTAAAAVSN, encoded by the coding sequence ATGACGGCGATAGAGACGGATAGCGAAGAAGTTCGGATGATCGACGCCGGTGCGGCGCCGACGCGATTCGCGCGGGGCTGGCACTGCGTCGGACTCACGCGGGACCTCAACGACGGCAAGCCGCACCCGGTGCACGCGTTCGGCACCAAGCTGGTGGTCTTCGCGGACAGCCAGGGCGAGCTGCAGGTGCTCGACGCGTACTGCCGGCACATGGGTGGCGACCTGAGTCAGGGCGAGGTCAAGGGCGATTCGGTGGCGTGCCCGTTCCACGACTGGCGGTGGAACGGCAAGGGCAGGTGCACCGATATCCCGTATGCCCGCCGCGTGCCCCCGCTGGCCCGGACCCGCGCATGGACCACGATGGAGAAGGACGGACTGGTGTTCGTCTGGCACGACCCCGAGGGCAACCCGCCGCCGCCGGAGGTCACGATCCCGGACATGAGCCAGCCCGGTGAGGAGTGGACCGACTGGGTGTGGAAGTCGATCACCATCGACACCAACTGTCGCGAGATCATCGACAACGTGGTCGACATGGCGCACTTCTTCTACGTGCACTACGGCTTTCCGATCAAGTTCAAGAACATCTTCGAGGGCCACGTCGCCACGCAGTACTACGAGGGCGTCGGTCGGGAAGACATGCGCCGGGCCGGGGCGGAGAAGACCACTCCGATCGGAAACGACTCCGTGGCGGCGTATTACGGGCCGTCCTTCATGGTCGACGAACTCAAGTACCGCTATCCCGACTTCGACATCGACTCGATCCTGATCAACTGCCACTACCCGATCACGCCGGACAAGTTCGTGCTCATGTACGGCATCAAGGTCAAGCAGACCGACGAGATCCGGGGCGAGGAGGCGCAGGAGCTGGCCACCAGCATGGCGTCGTACATCACGATCGGCTTCGAGCAGGACGTCGCGATCTGGAAGAACAAGACCCGGATCGAGAATCCACTGCTGTGCGAGGAGGACGGGCCGGTGTACCAGTTGCGTCGCTGGTACGAGCAGTTCTACGTCGACGTCGCCGACATCACCCCGGACATGGTGAACCGCTTCGAGTTCGAGATGGACACCACCAAGCCCGTCGCGGCCTGGCAGCGGGAGGTCGCCGAGAACATCGAGCGTCGCACCGCCGCGGCCGCCGTATCCAACTAG
- a CDS encoding iron-sulfur cluster assembly protein — protein MTAAVACAETDVVEALATVVDPELDEPITELGFVRSITLDDDGVTVHLRLPTAFCSPNFAYLMASDALDALRLVEDIGEVRVLLDDHHDSGKINAGLAADAGYIGTFGSEAEESLHELRRTFLSKAHSAAMERCVEAHLKRTTLGVNEIHKLTLGDLAAGRAKTALLRRRVRLGLSVCPASRVFVDDNGQRIAPDSVPLRLRFAKSVRISMEGNAHFCRGLLATRYADGDSVGTTPRITDLRTTRSLR, from the coding sequence ATGACGGCCGCCGTTGCCTGCGCGGAGACCGACGTTGTCGAGGCCCTCGCTACGGTCGTCGACCCGGAGCTGGACGAACCCATCACCGAACTGGGCTTCGTCCGTTCGATCACGCTCGACGACGACGGGGTCACCGTCCATCTGAGGCTCCCCACCGCCTTCTGCTCACCGAACTTCGCCTACCTGATGGCGTCGGACGCGCTCGACGCCCTGCGGCTCGTCGAGGACATCGGTGAGGTTCGAGTTCTGCTGGACGACCACCACGACAGCGGCAAGATCAACGCCGGCCTGGCCGCCGACGCGGGATACATCGGAACGTTCGGTTCCGAGGCGGAGGAGAGTCTGCACGAATTGCGCAGAACCTTTCTGTCCAAGGCTCATTCGGCCGCAATGGAACGGTGCGTCGAAGCCCACCTGAAGCGGACGACCCTGGGCGTGAACGAGATCCACAAGCTCACCCTCGGTGACCTTGCAGCAGGAAGGGCCAAGACCGCACTGCTGCGCCGCCGCGTCCGTCTCGGGTTGAGTGTGTGCCCTGCCAGTCGGGTGTTCGTCGACGACAACGGGCAGCGCATCGCTCCCGATTCGGTACCTCTGCGCCTGAGGTTCGCGAAATCCGTTCGCATCTCGATGGAAGGCAATGCGCACTTCTGTCGCGGTCTGCTCGCCACCCGTTACGCCGACGGCGACTCCGTCGGCACCACACCCCGGATCACCGATCTCAGAACCACCAGGAGCCTGCGATGA
- a CDS encoding putative quinol monooxygenase: protein MIFIVVKFEVLDERVDDWMVITKEFTEATRAEPGNLWFEWTRSVDSPGQFVLIEAFRDGQAGADHVGSVHFEKGLDAMRPALRETPRIINTEIPGVDWSRMGELEIER from the coding sequence GTGATCTTTATCGTGGTGAAGTTCGAGGTCCTCGACGAACGCGTGGACGACTGGATGGTCATCACCAAGGAATTCACCGAGGCGACGCGGGCCGAACCGGGAAATCTCTGGTTCGAATGGACCCGCAGCGTGGACAGTCCCGGGCAGTTCGTCCTGATCGAGGCGTTCCGCGACGGACAGGCCGGCGCCGACCACGTCGGTTCCGTGCACTTCGAGAAGGGACTGGACGCGATGCGCCCGGCTCTGCGTGAGACTCCGCGCATCATCAACACCGAGATTCCCGGAGTCGACTGGTCACGGATGGGTGAACTGGAGATCGAACGGTAG
- a CDS encoding NAD(P)-dependent alcohol dehydrogenase gives MKAVQVVGYHTKLQLTDIPEPVVEGPLDVIVRIGGAGVCRTDLHILEGQWEKKSGVELPYTIGHENAGWVHAVGDAVTNVAVGDKVILHPLITCGLCRACRSGDDVHCENSKFPGIDFNGGYAEYLRTTARSVVRIDDSLEPADVAALADAGLTAYHAVAKVATATRPGDVCVVIGAGGLGHIGIQVLKAISGVTVVVLDRNPAAVDLAVEIGADHGIVADGTHVQQVLELTGGQGAEAVVDFVGEGGATREGISVLRRAGNYYVVGYGENIDVPTIDVISAEINFIGNLVGTYNDLQELMTLAAQGKVTLHTTEYPLEDFQQALDDLDAGRVRGRAILVP, from the coding sequence ATGAAGGCCGTACAGGTCGTCGGATACCACACCAAGCTGCAGCTCACCGACATCCCGGAACCTGTGGTCGAGGGCCCGCTCGACGTCATCGTGCGAATCGGTGGTGCAGGCGTGTGCCGGACCGATCTGCACATTCTCGAGGGGCAGTGGGAGAAGAAGAGCGGCGTCGAACTGCCGTACACGATCGGCCACGAGAACGCGGGCTGGGTACACGCCGTGGGCGACGCCGTCACCAACGTCGCCGTCGGCGACAAGGTGATCCTGCACCCGCTCATCACGTGTGGACTGTGCCGTGCCTGCCGGTCCGGTGACGACGTCCACTGCGAGAACAGCAAGTTTCCCGGGATCGACTTCAACGGCGGCTATGCCGAATACCTGCGGACCACGGCGCGCAGCGTCGTACGGATCGACGACTCGCTCGAGCCGGCCGATGTCGCCGCTCTCGCCGACGCCGGCCTGACGGCGTACCACGCCGTAGCGAAGGTCGCGACGGCGACCAGACCCGGAGATGTGTGCGTGGTGATCGGGGCGGGAGGGCTCGGCCACATCGGCATCCAAGTCCTCAAGGCGATCTCCGGAGTGACCGTGGTCGTCCTCGATCGCAATCCCGCCGCCGTCGACCTCGCGGTGGAGATCGGTGCGGATCACGGCATCGTCGCCGACGGTACCCACGTCCAGCAGGTCCTGGAGCTGACCGGCGGGCAGGGCGCCGAAGCCGTCGTCGACTTCGTCGGAGAGGGTGGCGCCACTCGCGAAGGGATCTCGGTGTTGCGTCGCGCCGGCAACTACTACGTCGTCGGTTACGGCGAGAACATCGACGTCCCGACGATCGACGTGATCTCCGCGGAGATCAACTTCATCGGGAATCTCGTCGGCACCTACAACGACCTGCAGGAGCTCATGACCCTGGCGGCCCAGGGCAAGGTCACCTTGCACACCACCGAGTACCCCCTCGAGGACTTTCAGCAAGCACTCGACGATCTCGACGCCGGGAGAGTGCGAGGCCGGGCGATTCTCGTCCCCTGA
- a CDS encoding zinc-binding dehydrogenase: MKALVFQGPQSKSWTDVPDAQLIEPTDVVVRVDTTTICGTDLHILEGDVPAVTPGRVLGHEAVGTITEVGSAVTSLAVGDRVLVPAITSCGKCAPCKAAMPSHCASVGGIGWIFGHLIDGTQAEYVRVPYAETSVHVLPDAVSNEQAIFLADILPTGFEIGVQNAHVRPGDTVVVVGAGPVGLSAVSTAELYGAATVVAVDLSDARLKRSLDFGADETLNSGRDDVRERILELTGGQGAHVAIEAVGIPETFELCTTLVRPGGHIANVGVHGKPVSLRLEELWINNITITTGLVNGTTIATLLDLVEHGRIDAGAFGTHSFGLDQMVEAYEVFAHADAHDALKVTISR; this comes from the coding sequence GTGAAAGCGCTTGTATTCCAAGGCCCGCAATCGAAGTCGTGGACCGACGTTCCCGATGCGCAGTTGATCGAACCCACCGATGTGGTGGTCCGCGTGGATACGACCACGATCTGTGGAACAGACCTGCACATCCTGGAGGGTGACGTCCCGGCCGTCACACCCGGTCGGGTCCTCGGCCACGAGGCGGTCGGCACGATCACCGAGGTCGGATCGGCAGTCACCTCGCTCGCGGTCGGCGACCGAGTGCTCGTGCCGGCCATCACCTCGTGCGGCAAGTGCGCACCCTGCAAGGCCGCGATGCCCTCGCACTGCGCGTCGGTCGGCGGGATCGGCTGGATCTTCGGGCATCTGATCGATGGAACGCAGGCCGAGTACGTCCGCGTGCCCTACGCCGAGACCAGCGTGCACGTGCTGCCCGACGCCGTGAGCAATGAGCAGGCGATCTTCCTGGCCGACATTCTCCCCACAGGATTCGAGATCGGAGTGCAGAACGCTCACGTCCGGCCCGGCGACACCGTCGTCGTGGTCGGCGCCGGACCCGTCGGATTGTCCGCGGTCAGCACCGCCGAACTGTACGGCGCCGCGACGGTGGTTGCCGTGGACCTCTCCGACGCGAGACTCAAACGCTCGCTCGACTTCGGTGCAGACGAGACGCTCAACAGCGGCCGAGATGATGTGCGCGAACGCATCCTGGAACTCACCGGTGGTCAAGGCGCACACGTAGCGATCGAGGCGGTCGGCATCCCGGAGACCTTCGAGCTGTGCACCACGCTGGTCCGACCCGGGGGGCACATCGCCAATGTGGGTGTGCACGGAAAGCCCGTGAGCCTGCGACTCGAGGAACTCTGGATCAACAACATCACGATCACCACCGGCTTGGTCAACGGCACGACAATCGCGACTCTCCTGGACCTGGTGGAGCACGGCCGGATCGACGCCGGCGCGTTCGGTACCCACTCGTTCGGCCTCGACCAGATGGTCGAAGCATACGAAGTCTTCGCTCATGCGGATGCCCACGACGCTTTGAAGGTCACTATCTCTCGATGA